One Paraburkholderia caffeinilytica DNA segment encodes these proteins:
- a CDS encoding alpha-2-macroglobulin family protein, which translates to MTRMNSVTESRAWLGNLKRRAGFAVVALFAAMTLVTASTARADDAASSSAADTNIAANPTLQTAPSSNFASQKVDGQPFFLLSDASFGSDQLAQVRLEAPGREFKDALQAYGGADIVVYRVPKPLDFLKAQKNLHRLNVAPNYQGEGLANTLAYLWDRWFTEARRAWQRVLSFATRSKATEAAPQFKLGEQTGKQTQFQQNSLFAPLKGYDMVARFRYPIWDAKVIEPPKGVNLEGSSSNFIEASSGNVMIPVGKLPPGLYIVEAVIGNYRAHTLLFVSDTVAIVKAASSGMLVWTARRDNGKPVPSTDVNWTDGVGVLQSGTTGGDGALLLQHVSPERSYVLGTDPQGGVFVSENFYYDSEIYNTKIYAVTDRPMYRPGDAVHVKFIGRTFQNATQSTAPAEADIKLDVLDPNGSPVATSKVHFASDTGADTSFTLPADATAGGYTLRFDYNGDVYGSAFRVAEYVKPHFDVNLSMDKADYATGEQLKGKIQLRYPDGKPVRDSKVSVTLRAQKVTIVDGELRYAGLFPVKLEQQELTTDSDGNASLTLPAAKEPSRYALTLFAQDGAAYKVRVTREVLIARGATPYRLSAAKSFSQPKETVNFDLQALGTIDPSSRAPAKWEWTRLESQTHGEGALKGATAGGKLSFPVQFVEPGSYMLSVKDDTGNLLAAASHWVAGDGLKAIPGSVEIVFDRDKYRIGDTAEALITFPIPVDDALLTLERDNVEHRALLTAGGDWLQLQRVAPSQWKARIKVGEAFAPNMTFSVLYVHAGEYVFQNAGIVVAQPQIELNVKSDKPVYGPGDTVTLNFDSTLNGKPEAANLTVSVVDEMVYVLQPEIAPNIVDFFYHPRRNNVRTSSSLSFITYDLARSPLKGAPGGPQRANYNERGVKVLERPRRDDQDTAAWDGTLKTDANGHATMTFKMPDSLARWRVTVRAAAPDGMVGQRTAYVRSDKALYLKWSGPSHFRTNDQPAIDMIAFNQTDADMDAEWAVDGGGLSLNQKVTLKRGANYLRLPTGALKAGVINASLRRAGKDVDRLQTTIQLDASGWLDLHQNTVALDGSNKPLNLPQDAQDVSVRFIGNAASQFARVADDLINYPYGCAEQTSSRLIPLALAHDAIGRGLSGDGGASSTQGLEALLRNQRQRLAMLAGVGGTFGWWGDTTGGSSLITAYAYYADWLASRSLGITLPADNWQHAMDVYRDAGAKEPLLHRALALWFMQQMGLPVATPVSGVAADLTSDAAAAGKASPGNFTYGASDSIVFAQADSPRGKQMATLLIANLARSASAQLPDGFEAAASAARTALANDPAPLVQSLLYMTGGDGAAPTDASALLAKSSADYPTLDRALTLLWLRKALGGDTAPASLPSLQGAGWTRAATPTGTPLWKWTGAALPATLEAGGARTDMNALVSFRSHTSEGSRLNITVERRFYKLEPLEVKADPKKAGGAESQLGRSAFTARLVKPGDAIDSNALYVDEVTLTPRSGNAYHYGLLDVPLPPGGDVEATSWGVSIDGLPGAKEGTSGPQPFARVASYEMGELAYHQPVPLLDRPVTLRQLVRFALPGTFVLPPARYFRMYQPDAKAFEGGKSDRVTTLRIQ; encoded by the coding sequence ATGACCCGAATGAATTCCGTCACCGAGTCGCGCGCCTGGCTTGGCAACCTGAAACGTCGCGCGGGCTTTGCCGTGGTCGCGCTCTTCGCGGCCATGACGCTCGTCACCGCATCGACGGCCCGTGCCGACGACGCCGCCTCGAGCAGCGCCGCCGATACCAACATCGCCGCGAACCCGACACTGCAAACCGCGCCATCGAGCAACTTCGCGTCGCAGAAGGTCGACGGTCAGCCGTTCTTTCTGCTCTCGGATGCGAGCTTCGGCAGCGATCAGCTGGCGCAGGTGCGTCTCGAAGCGCCCGGCCGCGAGTTCAAGGATGCGCTGCAAGCCTATGGCGGTGCGGACATCGTCGTGTATCGCGTGCCGAAGCCGCTGGACTTTTTGAAGGCGCAGAAGAACCTGCATCGCCTGAATGTCGCGCCGAATTATCAGGGCGAAGGGCTGGCGAATACGCTGGCTTATCTGTGGGACCGCTGGTTCACCGAAGCACGCCGCGCCTGGCAGCGTGTGCTGTCGTTCGCGACGCGCAGTAAGGCGACCGAAGCCGCGCCGCAATTCAAGCTCGGCGAGCAGACCGGCAAACAGACGCAATTCCAGCAGAACTCGCTGTTCGCGCCGCTGAAGGGCTATGACATGGTTGCGCGCTTTCGCTATCCGATCTGGGATGCGAAAGTGATCGAGCCGCCGAAGGGCGTGAATCTCGAAGGCAGCAGCAGTAACTTCATCGAGGCGAGTTCGGGCAACGTGATGATTCCGGTGGGCAAGCTGCCGCCGGGGCTGTATATCGTCGAGGCGGTAATCGGCAACTATCGCGCGCATACCTTGCTGTTCGTATCGGACACGGTCGCGATTGTGAAGGCGGCATCGAGCGGCATGCTGGTGTGGACTGCCCGGCGCGATAACGGCAAGCCGGTGCCGAGTACCGACGTGAACTGGACCGACGGTGTCGGCGTACTGCAAAGCGGCACGACCGGCGGCGACGGCGCGCTGCTGCTGCAACACGTGAGCCCAGAGCGCAGCTACGTGCTCGGCACCGATCCGCAAGGCGGCGTGTTCGTCTCGGAGAATTTCTATTACGACAGCGAGATCTACAACACCAAGATCTACGCAGTGACCGACCGTCCGATGTACCGGCCGGGCGACGCGGTGCATGTGAAATTCATCGGCCGTACGTTCCAGAACGCGACGCAATCGACCGCGCCGGCAGAAGCCGATATCAAGCTCGACGTGCTCGATCCGAACGGCTCGCCGGTGGCGACCAGCAAGGTGCATTTTGCTTCCGATACGGGCGCGGATACGTCCTTTACGCTGCCCGCCGATGCCACCGCCGGCGGCTATACGCTGCGCTTCGATTACAACGGCGATGTATACGGCAGCGCATTTCGCGTCGCCGAATATGTGAAGCCGCATTTCGACGTCAACCTGTCGATGGATAAAGCGGACTACGCGACGGGCGAGCAACTGAAGGGCAAGATCCAGTTGCGCTATCCGGATGGCAAGCCGGTGCGCGACAGCAAGGTGTCGGTCACGCTGCGCGCGCAGAAAGTGACGATCGTCGACGGTGAACTGCGCTATGCCGGGCTGTTTCCAGTCAAGCTGGAACAGCAGGAACTCACCACCGATAGCGACGGCAACGCGAGCCTCACGCTGCCCGCCGCCAAGGAACCGAGCCGCTATGCGCTGACGCTGTTCGCGCAGGACGGCGCGGCCTACAAGGTGCGTGTGACGCGCGAGGTGCTGATTGCGCGCGGCGCGACGCCTTATCGATTGTCGGCAGCCAAGTCGTTTTCGCAACCGAAGGAAACGGTCAACTTCGATCTGCAAGCGCTCGGTACGATCGATCCATCGTCACGCGCGCCGGCCAAGTGGGAATGGACGCGCCTCGAATCGCAGACTCATGGCGAAGGCGCGCTCAAGGGTGCGACGGCGGGCGGCAAGCTGTCGTTTCCGGTGCAATTCGTCGAGCCGGGTTCGTACATGCTGTCGGTCAAGGACGACACGGGCAATCTGCTCGCCGCCGCGAGTCATTGGGTGGCGGGCGATGGCCTGAAGGCGATTCCCGGCAGCGTCGAGATCGTGTTCGATCGCGATAAGTACAGGATCGGCGATACCGCCGAGGCGCTGATCACCTTCCCGATACCGGTCGACGATGCCCTGCTGACGCTGGAGCGCGACAACGTCGAACATCGCGCGTTGCTGACTGCGGGCGGCGACTGGCTGCAACTGCAACGCGTGGCGCCCTCGCAATGGAAGGCACGTATCAAGGTGGGCGAAGCATTCGCACCGAACATGACGTTCTCGGTGCTGTACGTGCATGCCGGCGAATACGTGTTCCAGAACGCGGGTATCGTGGTCGCGCAGCCGCAGATCGAACTGAATGTGAAGAGCGACAAGCCGGTGTACGGTCCGGGCGATACGGTCACGCTGAACTTCGACAGCACACTGAACGGCAAGCCGGAAGCGGCGAACCTGACGGTGAGCGTGGTCGACGAAATGGTCTACGTGTTGCAGCCGGAAATTGCGCCGAACATCGTCGACTTTTTCTATCACCCGCGCCGTAACAATGTGCGGACGTCGTCGAGCCTGTCGTTCATTACCTATGACCTTGCGCGCTCGCCGTTGAAGGGCGCGCCGGGTGGCCCGCAACGCGCGAACTATAACGAGCGCGGTGTGAAGGTGCTCGAACGGCCGCGCCGTGACGATCAGGACACGGCCGCGTGGGACGGCACGCTGAAGACCGACGCGAACGGTCACGCCACCATGACGTTCAAGATGCCGGACTCGCTGGCCCGCTGGCGCGTCACCGTGCGCGCGGCTGCACCGGACGGCATGGTCGGTCAACGCACCGCCTATGTGCGTTCGGACAAGGCGCTGTATCTCAAGTGGAGCGGGCCTTCGCATTTCCGCACCAACGATCAGCCGGCCATCGACATGATCGCCTTCAATCAGACCGACGCGGATATGGACGCCGAGTGGGCGGTCGACGGCGGCGGTCTCTCGTTGAACCAGAAGGTCACGCTCAAGCGCGGCGCGAACTACCTGCGGCTGCCGACCGGCGCGTTGAAGGCGGGGGTGATCAACGCAAGCTTGCGGCGGGCGGGGAAGGATGTGGATCGCTTGCAGACCACGATCCAACTCGATGCGAGCGGCTGGCTCGATCTGCATCAGAACACGGTGGCGCTCGACGGCTCGAACAAGCCGCTCAATCTGCCGCAAGATGCGCAGGACGTCAGCGTACGGTTCATCGGCAATGCCGCGAGCCAATTCGCGCGTGTCGCCGACGATCTGATCAACTATCCGTACGGTTGCGCCGAGCAGACGTCGAGCCGCCTGATTCCTTTGGCGCTCGCTCACGATGCGATCGGCCGCGGCCTCAGTGGTGACGGCGGCGCGAGTTCGACGCAGGGGCTCGAAGCGCTGTTGCGCAATCAGCGGCAACGTCTGGCGATGCTGGCCGGTGTCGGCGGCACGTTCGGCTGGTGGGGCGACACGACCGGCGGCAGTTCGCTGATCACCGCCTACGCGTATTACGCGGACTGGCTCGCGAGCCGCAGTCTCGGCATCACGCTGCCGGCCGACAACTGGCAGCATGCGATGGACGTCTATCGCGACGCCGGCGCGAAAGAACCGCTGTTGCATCGGGCGCTGGCGCTATGGTTCATGCAGCAGATGGGCCTGCCGGTCGCAACGCCGGTGTCGGGTGTTGCGGCGGATTTGACGAGCGATGCGGCGGCTGCGGGCAAAGCGTCGCCGGGTAACTTCACGTATGGCGCATCGGACAGCATCGTGTTCGCGCAAGCCGATTCGCCGCGTGGCAAGCAGATGGCGACGCTGCTGATCGCCAACCTGGCGCGCAGCGCGAGTGCTCAATTGCCGGATGGCTTCGAAGCGGCGGCGAGCGCGGCGCGTACGGCTCTGGCCAACGATCCCGCCCCGCTCGTGCAGAGCCTGCTTTACATGACCGGCGGCGACGGCGCCGCACCGACCGACGCATCGGCCTTGCTCGCGAAGAGCAGCGCCGACTATCCGACGCTCGATCGTGCACTCACGTTGCTGTGGCTGCGCAAAGCGCTCGGCGGCGACACGGCGCCGGCTTCGCTGCCGTCGCTGCAAGGCGCGGGCTGGACGCGCGCCGCGACGCCGACCGGCACGCCGCTCTGGAAGTGGACCGGAGCCGCCTTGCCGGCCACGCTCGAGGCAGGCGGCGCGCGCACCGATATGAACGCACTCGTCTCGTTCCGCAGTCATACGAGCGAAGGCAGCCGTTTGAATATCACGGTCGAACGCCGTTTCTACAAGCTGGAACCGCTCGAAGTGAAGGCCGATCCGAAGAAGGCGGGTGGCGCGGAGAGTCAACTGGGTCGCTCGGCATTTACCGCGCGCCTCGTTAAGCCGGGCGATGCGATCGACAGCAATGCGCTGTACGTCGACGAAGTCACGCTTACGCCGCGCTCCGGCAACGCGTACCACTACGGTCTGCTCGATGTGCCGCTGCCGCCGGGCGGCGATGTCGAGGCGACCAGCTGGGGCGTGTCGATCGACGGATTGCCGGGCGCAAAGGAAGGGACAAGCGGTCCGCAGCCGTTCGCGCGTGTCGCTTCGTATGAGATGGGTGAGCTGGCCTATCACCAGCCGGTGCCTTTGCTGGATCGTCCGGTGACGTTGCGGCAACTGGTGCGCTTTGCCCTGCCCGGCACGTTCGTGTTGCCGCCCGCGCGCTACTTCCGCATGTATCAGCCGGACGCCAAGGCGTTCGAAGGCGGCAAGAGCGATCGTGTGACGACCCTGCGCATCCAGTAA
- a CDS encoding YjgN family protein → MNSLDQKQPLLSYDGKVGELYGIFIKNLLLQIITLGIYRFWATTNNRRYIWSRMRFQGERFEYTGTGGELFKGFLLAIAIMFGAIVGTVVLSAILRAITGSAALAVLPIIALYILIAVVAAGAYFSAQRYRLSRTQWCGIRGGMTGSAWVYGAFVLLYGLLCIVTLGQMVPWMSMRLAERRINASSFGSLPFHFEGRARALYGAFVGTFLGVVALFVALGAVFLKSIVALLPIGHAPLKAHDPAAFAAFGSVFLFYVLFIVGALLIQCFYLALVTRHVMGNTTLGTQLRFGSSITAGRLLGMVLGNLAIIVFTLGLGFPIVVHRVMRFAADTLQVTGQLDPQTLGQSDQQPPRTGEGMLNLLDHGGAF, encoded by the coding sequence ATGAACTCACTCGATCAGAAGCAGCCGCTGTTGAGCTACGACGGTAAGGTTGGAGAGCTGTACGGGATATTCATCAAGAATCTGTTGCTGCAGATCATCACGCTTGGCATTTATCGTTTCTGGGCCACCACCAATAACCGCCGGTATATCTGGTCGCGCATGCGCTTTCAAGGTGAGCGTTTTGAGTACACCGGAACCGGCGGCGAATTGTTCAAAGGCTTTCTGCTGGCGATTGCGATCATGTTTGGAGCGATTGTCGGCACAGTCGTTCTCAGCGCGATTTTGCGCGCAATCACAGGGAGCGCGGCACTGGCTGTCCTGCCGATCATTGCCCTCTACATCTTGATCGCGGTGGTTGCAGCAGGAGCGTATTTCAGCGCGCAGCGTTATCGCCTGAGCCGCACACAGTGGTGTGGGATTCGCGGCGGCATGACCGGTTCGGCGTGGGTCTACGGCGCGTTTGTCCTGCTATATGGCCTGCTGTGCATCGTTACACTTGGACAGATGGTGCCGTGGATGTCGATGCGCCTTGCGGAGCGCCGCATCAACGCGAGCAGTTTCGGCAGCCTGCCGTTTCATTTTGAAGGCCGTGCACGCGCGCTGTATGGCGCGTTCGTCGGCACGTTCCTGGGCGTCGTCGCGCTGTTCGTCGCGCTTGGGGCAGTTTTCCTCAAGAGCATCGTGGCACTGCTGCCTATCGGGCATGCGCCGCTGAAGGCCCATGATCCTGCTGCGTTCGCCGCATTCGGCTCGGTGTTCCTGTTTTACGTGCTGTTCATCGTCGGCGCGTTGCTGATCCAGTGCTTCTATCTGGCGCTGGTGACGCGTCATGTCATGGGCAATACGACGCTAGGCACACAACTGCGCTTCGGCAGCAGCATCACCGCCGGGCGGTTGCTCGGCATGGTGCTGGGCAATCTGGCGATCATCGTCTTCACGCTGGGTCTGGGTTTTCCGATCGTGGTGCATCGCGTGATGCGCTTCGCAGCCGATACGCTGCAGGTGACCGGTCAACTCGATCCGCAGACGCTCGGTCAGAGCGATCAGCAGCCGCCGCGCACGGGCGAAGGCATGCTGAACCTGCTCGATCATGGCGGCGCGTTCTGA
- a CDS encoding YfaP family protein has protein sequence MTTNVQAAGAEGGSGALADLTGAFGGWRHSGLTNEGEHFVAAYPRPPVDRGAQRYRTLIEGRLKHLDKHARKPPTLVVNGNPTPLYTDDEGAFARPWAFGSGSNSIELISADGKQHQRMQFYEADRSKPQAKLRAIVTWDDPKAQVDLHVITPGGLHAFFANPTLEDGSGFDVDSVDGAGPGIFSSAAPEHGTWLFFLNYWGNFDSTGYNFDAAAHERDVITATLTLVFNENTPNERRETMVVPLRKIGDLQLVKSERL, from the coding sequence ATGACGACGAACGTGCAAGCCGCCGGCGCGGAGGGCGGTAGCGGCGCGCTCGCCGATCTCACCGGCGCGTTCGGCGGCTGGCGCCACAGCGGGCTGACGAACGAAGGCGAGCACTTCGTCGCGGCGTATCCGCGCCCGCCGGTCGACCGTGGCGCGCAACGCTATCGCACGCTGATCGAAGGGCGCCTGAAGCACCTCGACAAACACGCGCGCAAGCCGCCCACGCTGGTCGTCAACGGCAACCCGACGCCGCTCTATACCGACGACGAAGGCGCATTCGCGCGGCCGTGGGCATTCGGTTCGGGCTCGAACAGCATCGAGCTGATTTCCGCCGATGGCAAGCAGCACCAGCGCATGCAGTTCTACGAAGCCGACCGCAGCAAGCCGCAGGCGAAGCTGCGTGCGATCGTCACGTGGGACGACCCGAAAGCACAGGTGGACCTGCACGTGATCACGCCAGGCGGTCTGCACGCGTTCTTCGCCAATCCGACGCTCGAAGACGGCAGCGGCTTCGACGTCGATTCGGTGGACGGCGCGGGTCCGGGGATATTTTCGTCGGCGGCGCCCGAGCACGGTACGTGGCTGTTCTTTCTGAACTACTGGGGCAACTTCGATTCGACCGGCTACAACTTCGACGCCGCCGCGCACGAGCGCGACGTGATTACCGCGACGTTGACGCTGGTCTTCAATGAAAATACGCCGAATGAGCGGCGTGAAACGATGGTCGTGCCGCTGCGCAAGATCGGCGACCTGCAGCTCGTGAAAAGCGAGCGACTCTGA
- a CDS encoding YfaP family protein, producing the protein MKVKTTGWVKAGWMMLVVACLQAAAVAHASDIEFGAPLNGWRNTSGDSERYTQDVHYPAVSVSTPEGQSKFALIEGQIRNTPKKKGTTVGTLVVDGTPLPQRVEEDGTFSRPYAFPSGSNSVELRAPDGSRKRVQFYDAYSGKTQPKLRVVLAWDTDGTDLDLHVVSPDGVHTWYGDRVAPNGGALDVDVTTGYGPEIYSSAAPLKGTYLVYVNYYGNGNSGSDMTVAQVTIITNENTPNEKSETIRVPMRKPGELTLVKTFVMP; encoded by the coding sequence ATGAAGGTCAAGACGACGGGGTGGGTGAAGGCCGGCTGGATGATGCTCGTCGTCGCCTGTTTGCAGGCTGCGGCCGTGGCGCACGCGAGCGATATCGAGTTCGGCGCGCCGTTGAACGGCTGGCGCAACACCAGCGGCGACAGCGAGCGCTATACGCAGGACGTGCACTACCCCGCGGTGTCGGTGTCGACGCCGGAAGGGCAGTCGAAGTTCGCGCTGATCGAAGGACAGATCCGCAACACGCCGAAGAAGAAGGGCACCACGGTGGGCACGCTGGTGGTCGACGGCACGCCGTTGCCGCAGCGGGTGGAGGAAGACGGCACGTTTTCGCGGCCTTACGCGTTTCCGTCCGGCAGCAACAGCGTGGAATTGCGGGCGCCGGATGGCTCGCGCAAGCGTGTGCAGTTTTACGACGCGTACAGTGGCAAGACCCAGCCCAAGTTGCGCGTGGTGCTCGCGTGGGATACCGACGGCACCGATCTGGACTTGCACGTGGTGTCGCCGGACGGCGTGCACACCTGGTATGGCGACCGCGTTGCGCCGAACGGCGGCGCGCTCGACGTGGATGTGACGACCGGCTACGGGCCGGAGATTTACTCGTCGGCGGCGCCCTTGAAGGGCACGTATCTGGTCTACGTGAATTACTACGGCAACGGAAACAGCGGCAGCGATATGACCGTTGCGCAGGTGACGATCATCACGAACGAGAACACGCCGAACGAGAAAAGCGAAACCATTCGTGTGCCGATGCGTAAGCCGGGCGAGCTGACGCTCGTCAAAACATTTGTGATGCCATAA
- a CDS encoding M48 family metallopeptidase — MAARSDAVVEPSVPTGARYYDGHTAAPHVVTLRWSEAFLSIEGDTGELAVWPRARLIVGEPDPEGKVALSCKGEPGRVLTDAFALPAQMTAPRMRRWHYLGWIAIGVAALALAFVLVVRLPAAGAALVPRSAENRLGEVVESVVVGKHRVCRGDDGQRALEQLEARLAHAAGIAQPVRLVVVDSKQVNALTLPGARMIIMRGLFEQIGNPDQLAGVMAHETGHIARRDPLTALFRGAGISLISTTLGIHLGFADVSSLAGRLVGLSYSRDMERLADANGVAYLQASGLRSDGLAAFFALTEKRSGSASGATEFLSDHPRTIDREVRSQGSPVGESALTTQQWAAVRAMCGKP, encoded by the coding sequence ATGGCGGCGCGTTCTGACGCGGTTGTGGAGCCTTCTGTTCCGACCGGCGCACGCTATTACGACGGCCATACTGCCGCGCCTCACGTGGTGACGCTGCGCTGGAGCGAGGCGTTTCTGTCGATTGAGGGTGACACGGGTGAACTGGCGGTTTGGCCGCGTGCGCGGTTGATCGTCGGCGAGCCCGATCCGGAAGGCAAAGTCGCTTTGTCGTGCAAAGGCGAGCCGGGCCGCGTGCTGACCGATGCCTTCGCACTCCCTGCGCAGATGACGGCGCCACGCATGCGGCGTTGGCATTATCTGGGCTGGATCGCGATCGGCGTGGCGGCGTTGGCGCTTGCGTTCGTACTCGTCGTGAGGCTGCCTGCGGCTGGCGCCGCGCTTGTGCCGCGCAGCGCGGAAAACCGGCTTGGCGAGGTGGTGGAGTCGGTCGTGGTCGGCAAACATCGGGTGTGCCGCGGCGACGACGGACAACGCGCGCTCGAGCAACTCGAAGCGCGTCTCGCCCATGCGGCGGGAATTGCGCAACCGGTACGTCTAGTGGTCGTCGACAGCAAGCAGGTCAATGCACTGACGCTGCCTGGGGCACGCATGATCATCATGCGGGGCCTTTTCGAGCAGATCGGCAATCCCGATCAACTGGCCGGCGTGATGGCGCACGAGACAGGCCATATCGCGCGGCGCGATCCGCTGACTGCGTTGTTTCGCGGCGCCGGTATCAGCCTGATCAGCACGACCCTGGGCATTCACCTCGGTTTCGCCGACGTGTCCTCGTTGGCGGGACGATTGGTCGGCTTGTCGTATAGCCGTGACATGGAACGTCTCGCCGACGCGAACGGCGTTGCCTATCTGCAAGCGAGCGGATTGCGCAGTGATGGGCTCGCGGCATTTTTCGCCTTGACCGAAAAGCGTAGCGGCAGCGCCAGCGGTGCGACTGAATTTCTGTCGGATCATCCGCGGACGATCGATCGGGAAGTGCGGAGTCAGGGATCGCCAGTCGGCGAAAGTGCGTTGACGACGCAGCAATGGGCGGCGGTTCGGGCAATGTGCGGGAAGCCGTGA
- a CDS encoding DUF2300 domain-containing protein: protein MFSVPRHSRDRLAATLRIALAVGAGCVFSGAGVAAAMASSTASFAVGARSTSTTSPISSSAASSALHFAWLRDGQAQLWQFNAGGTSDGVTQQSAQPLQATLETPLGSVWKLFVYGYLVDRNIATPDYTCSGGDPEEVYCCMTGGHIDREHALVQSCGRFFEPARLQLDPADWRRYWTAAHAPAWLRDLHAMTPTRRVPVIDVLAALQTMPAKPREAAASTLVSVLTSGRGEGTVSLYGSLLRAKTWTMPDPARPGASIGGAAGWLADGTPVWLGGPGGSARVLAVAAPRIAPLLTQVAVPDDNACVLVDFFSRYPIRQVLGDKSPAAVPDGPLRGAFRIGFVNGNWARVESRGELRLDRDAAGAPQVVGRFGMNDYVARVVEREGDTSQPEAAKVLAVAARSYVVQHGNRDHGCFRIDDSSSTQRVLPRPPTAAARRAADLTDALVLTGVPVQYHHDKAAPGQMSWLAAKAAAQTGLTFDSILSRTWPQATLTSFESPLSGDCLQVAGAQQWLQRNAPLWARRMDGAAGYETPDLPAVCAVREGRPYADAQRNRVYVYRLQTEEDRIALAHEYIHLAFQHHPRGLDEEFVERTARTLIRTDNPIQ from the coding sequence ATGTTCTCCGTTCCTCGGCATTCGCGCGATCGTCTGGCAGCTACGCTGCGGATCGCGCTCGCCGTGGGGGCGGGGTGTGTTTTTAGCGGCGCGGGCGTGGCTGCGGCGATGGCATCGTCGACTGCGTCATTCGCTGTGGGGGCAAGGTCGACGTCAACCACATCGCCAATCTCGTCATCCGCTGCGTCCTCGGCGCTGCACTTTGCCTGGTTGCGCGATGGTCAAGCGCAGCTTTGGCAGTTCAACGCTGGCGGCACCTCGGATGGCGTCACTCAGCAGTCCGCACAGCCCTTGCAGGCGACGCTGGAGACGCCGCTCGGCAGCGTGTGGAAACTGTTTGTCTACGGCTATCTGGTCGATCGCAATATCGCCACGCCGGATTACACCTGCAGCGGCGGCGATCCGGAAGAAGTGTATTGCTGCATGACGGGCGGTCACATCGACCGCGAACATGCGCTGGTGCAATCATGCGGACGCTTTTTCGAACCCGCGCGCCTGCAACTCGATCCCGCCGACTGGCGCAGGTATTGGACCGCCGCGCATGCACCCGCATGGCTGCGCGACCTTCACGCGATGACGCCGACGCGCCGCGTGCCGGTAATCGACGTGTTGGCGGCCTTGCAGACGATGCCGGCGAAGCCGCGCGAAGCGGCGGCGAGCACGCTGGTGTCGGTGCTGACGAGCGGGCGCGGCGAAGGCACTGTGTCGCTATACGGTAGTCTGCTGCGCGCCAAAACCTGGACCATGCCGGATCCCGCTCGGCCTGGCGCGTCGATCGGTGGCGCGGCAGGCTGGCTCGCCGACGGCACGCCGGTGTGGCTCGGCGGCCCCGGCGGCAGCGCGCGCGTGCTGGCGGTCGCCGCGCCGCGCATCGCGCCGTTGCTCACGCAGGTCGCCGTGCCGGACGACAACGCGTGCGTATTGGTCGACTTTTTCAGCCGCTATCCGATTCGCCAGGTGCTCGGCGACAAAAGTCCGGCAGCGGTGCCGGATGGTCCGCTGCGTGGGGCGTTCCGCATCGGCTTCGTCAACGGCAACTGGGCGCGTGTGGAAAGCCGCGGCGAACTGCGGCTCGATCGCGACGCTGCGGGTGCGCCGCAAGTGGTCGGCCGCTTCGGCATGAACGACTACGTTGCGCGGGTGGTCGAGCGGGAAGGCGACACGAGCCAGCCGGAAGCGGCCAAGGTGTTGGCGGTGGCGGCGCGGTCCTACGTCGTGCAGCACGGCAATCGCGATCACGGCTGCTTCCGTATCGACGACAGCAGCAGCACGCAGCGCGTCCTGCCGCGGCCGCCGACCGCCGCCGCGCGCCGTGCGGCCGATCTGACGGACGCGCTGGTGCTCACGGGCGTCCCGGTTCAGTATCACCACGACAAGGCCGCGCCCGGTCAGATGAGCTGGCTCGCCGCGAAGGCGGCTGCGCAAACCGGCCTTACTTTCGACTCCATTCTCTCGCGCACCTGGCCGCAAGCGACCTTGACGTCGTTCGAGAGCCCGTTGTCCGGCGATTGCCTCCAGGTGGCCGGCGCCCAGCAATGGCTGCAGCGCAACGCGCCGTTGTGGGCGCGGCGCATGGATGGCGCGGCGGGCTACGAGACGCCCGATCTGCCGGCCGTGTGCGCGGTGCGCGAAGGGCGTCCGTATGCCGATGCGCAGCGCAATCGCGTGTACGTGTATCGCCTGCAAACCGAAGAGGACCGTATCGCGCTGGCGCATGAATATATTCACCTCGCGTTTCAGCATCATCCGCGTGGCCTCGATGAAGAATTCGTCGAGCGCACCGCGCGCACGCTGATCCGCACCGACAATCCGATCCAATGA